The Carassius gibelio isolate Cgi1373 ecotype wild population from Czech Republic chromosome B14, carGib1.2-hapl.c, whole genome shotgun sequence genome has a segment encoding these proteins:
- the lrp2bp gene encoding LRP2-binding protein isoform X3: protein MTCRELNSRTSKLLSEIHEIYQDIREESIQPAETSGRSVENTVILLKEKAERGDLQAAFLLGQLHYEEGRYAEAEIIFDGIKDEDPRALYQLAVIYYDGLGTKEDLHKAIEYMRTVAFWDSSEVGCIRYTALYNLGRSYLEGYGVEASSAEAERLWLLAADDGNPNASVKAQSSLGMFYCRPETLDLRKAFAWHSEACGNGSLESQGALGVMYLYGHGVQKDPDAALFCLKEAAERGNVYAQGHLTACYYHRKLYSRAAALGERVCGYEDISAIARHTDCLEEYIRKGIAIAMFYYARCLQLGRGVLKNRDRVKSYFSQAARIDPEICKELQMDVVHGRI, encoded by the exons ATGACCTGCCGTGAACTCAACTCCAGAACCTCGAAGCTTCTCAGTGAAATCCACGAGATTTATCAAGATATCAGAGAAGAGTCAATACAACCAG cagagaCTTCTGGTAGGTCGGTGGAGAACACGGTGATTCTGCTTAAAGAGAAAGCAGAAAGAGGAGATTTGCAAGCCGCCTTCCTCCTGGGACAGTTACACTACGAGGAG GGCCGCTACGCAGAAGCAGAGATCATCTTTGATGGCATTAAAGATGAAGATCCTCGAGCTCTGTATCAGCTGGCTGTCATATATTACGATGGCCTTGGAACCAAAGAAGACCTT CACAAGGCAATTGAGTACATGAGAACAGTTGCATTCTGGGATTCGTCCGAGGTGGGCTGTATCAGATACACAGCGCTGTATAACCTGGGCCGGTCGTATCTGGAGGGTTATGGTGTCGAGGCGTCCAGCGCTGAAGCAGAGCG GCTTTGGCTCCTGGCAGCTGATGATGGAAACCCGAACgctagtgtgaaagcacagtCGTCTCTGGGCATGTTTTACTGCAGACCGGAGACTCTGGACCTGAGAAAG GCGTTCGCGTGGCACTCGGAGGCGTGTGGTAACGGCAGTCTGGAGTCTCAGGGTGCTCTGGGCGTCATGTATCTGTACGGTCACGGCGTGCAGAAGGACCCCGACGCGGCCCTGTTCTGCCTGAAGGAGGCGGCAGAGAGAGGAAACGTCTACGCTCAGGGTCACCTGACGGCCTGCTACTACCACAGGAAGCTCTACTCCAGAGCAGCCGCCCTGGGAGAGAG AGTGTGTGGATACGAGGACATCAGTGCCATAGCGCGGCACACGGACTGTCTGGAGGAGTACATCAGAAAGGGCATCGCTATAGCCATGTTTTACTACGCACGCTGCCTTCAGCTGGGCCGAGGCGTCCTGAAGAACAGAGACAGAGTGAAGAGCTACTTCTCACAG GCTGCCAGGATCGATCCAGAGATCTGTAAGGAGCTGCAAATGGACGTGGTGCACGGCAGGATATAA
- the lrp2bp gene encoding LRP2-binding protein isoform X4 — protein MTCRELNSRTSKLLSEIHEIYQDIREESIQPETSGRSVENTVILLKEKAERGDLQAAFLLGQLHYEEGRYAEAEIIFDGIKDEDPRALYQLAVIYYDGLGTKEDLHKAIEYMRTVAFWDSSEVGCIRYTALYNLGRSYLEGYGVEASSAEAERLWLLAADDGNPNASVKAQSSLGMFYCRPETLDLRKAFAWHSEACGNGSLESQGALGVMYLYGHGVQKDPDAALFCLKEAAERGNVYAQGHLTACYYHRKLYSRAAALGERVCGYEDISAIARHTDCLEEYIRKGIAIAMFYYARCLQLGRGVLKNRDRVKSYFSQAARIDPEICKELQMDVVHGRI, from the exons ATGACCTGCCGTGAACTCAACTCCAGAACCTCGAAGCTTCTCAGTGAAATCCACGAGATTTATCAAGATATCAGAGAAGAGTCAATACAACCAG agaCTTCTGGTAGGTCGGTGGAGAACACGGTGATTCTGCTTAAAGAGAAAGCAGAAAGAGGAGATTTGCAAGCCGCCTTCCTCCTGGGACAGTTACACTACGAGGAG GGCCGCTACGCAGAAGCAGAGATCATCTTTGATGGCATTAAAGATGAAGATCCTCGAGCTCTGTATCAGCTGGCTGTCATATATTACGATGGCCTTGGAACCAAAGAAGACCTT CACAAGGCAATTGAGTACATGAGAACAGTTGCATTCTGGGATTCGTCCGAGGTGGGCTGTATCAGATACACAGCGCTGTATAACCTGGGCCGGTCGTATCTGGAGGGTTATGGTGTCGAGGCGTCCAGCGCTGAAGCAGAGCG GCTTTGGCTCCTGGCAGCTGATGATGGAAACCCGAACgctagtgtgaaagcacagtCGTCTCTGGGCATGTTTTACTGCAGACCGGAGACTCTGGACCTGAGAAAG GCGTTCGCGTGGCACTCGGAGGCGTGTGGTAACGGCAGTCTGGAGTCTCAGGGTGCTCTGGGCGTCATGTATCTGTACGGTCACGGCGTGCAGAAGGACCCCGACGCGGCCCTGTTCTGCCTGAAGGAGGCGGCAGAGAGAGGAAACGTCTACGCTCAGGGTCACCTGACGGCCTGCTACTACCACAGGAAGCTCTACTCCAGAGCAGCCGCCCTGGGAGAGAG AGTGTGTGGATACGAGGACATCAGTGCCATAGCGCGGCACACGGACTGTCTGGAGGAGTACATCAGAAAGGGCATCGCTATAGCCATGTTTTACTACGCACGCTGCCTTCAGCTGGGCCGAGGCGTCCTGAAGAACAGAGACAGAGTGAAGAGCTACTTCTCACAG GCTGCCAGGATCGATCCAGAGATCTGTAAGGAGCTGCAAATGGACGTGGTGCACGGCAGGATATAA
- the lrp2bp gene encoding LRP2-binding protein isoform X1, whose translation MTCRELNSRTSKLLSEIHEIYQDIREESIQPAETSGRSVENTVILLKEKAERGDLQAAFLLGQLHYEEGRYAEAEIIFDGIKDEDPRALYQLAVIYYDGLGTKEDLHKAIEYMRTVAFWDSSEVGCIRYTALYNLGRSYLEGYGVEASSAEAERLWLLAADDGNPNASVKAQSSLGMFYCRPETLDLRKAFAWHSEACGNGSLESQGALGVMYLYGHGVQKDPDAALFCLKEAAERGNVYAQGHLTACYYHRKLYSRAAALGERYSASCRNHEEHRFVFCGKNGFVLTLRVCGYEDISAIARHTDCLEEYIRKGIAIAMFYYARCLQLGRGVLKNRDRVKSYFSQAARIDPEICKELQMDVVHGRI comes from the exons ATGACCTGCCGTGAACTCAACTCCAGAACCTCGAAGCTTCTCAGTGAAATCCACGAGATTTATCAAGATATCAGAGAAGAGTCAATACAACCAG cagagaCTTCTGGTAGGTCGGTGGAGAACACGGTGATTCTGCTTAAAGAGAAAGCAGAAAGAGGAGATTTGCAAGCCGCCTTCCTCCTGGGACAGTTACACTACGAGGAG GGCCGCTACGCAGAAGCAGAGATCATCTTTGATGGCATTAAAGATGAAGATCCTCGAGCTCTGTATCAGCTGGCTGTCATATATTACGATGGCCTTGGAACCAAAGAAGACCTT CACAAGGCAATTGAGTACATGAGAACAGTTGCATTCTGGGATTCGTCCGAGGTGGGCTGTATCAGATACACAGCGCTGTATAACCTGGGCCGGTCGTATCTGGAGGGTTATGGTGTCGAGGCGTCCAGCGCTGAAGCAGAGCG GCTTTGGCTCCTGGCAGCTGATGATGGAAACCCGAACgctagtgtgaaagcacagtCGTCTCTGGGCATGTTTTACTGCAGACCGGAGACTCTGGACCTGAGAAAG GCGTTCGCGTGGCACTCGGAGGCGTGTGGTAACGGCAGTCTGGAGTCTCAGGGTGCTCTGGGCGTCATGTATCTGTACGGTCACGGCGTGCAGAAGGACCCCGACGCGGCCCTGTTCTGCCTGAAGGAGGCGGCAGAGAGAGGAAACGTCTACGCTCAGGGTCACCTGACGGCCTGCTACTACCACAGGAAGCTCTACTCCAGAGCAGCCGCCCTGGGAGAGAGGTACAGCGCATCCTGCAGAAACCATGAAGAACACCGTTTTGTTTTCTGTGGTAAAAACGGGTTTGTTTTAACTCTCAGAGTGTGTGGATACGAGGACATCAGTGCCATAGCGCGGCACACGGACTGTCTGGAGGAGTACATCAGAAAGGGCATCGCTATAGCCATGTTTTACTACGCACGCTGCCTTCAGCTGGGCCGAGGCGTCCTGAAGAACAGAGACAGAGTGAAGAGCTACTTCTCACAG GCTGCCAGGATCGATCCAGAGATCTGTAAGGAGCTGCAAATGGACGTGGTGCACGGCAGGATATAA
- the lrp2bp gene encoding LRP2-binding protein isoform X2 — protein sequence MTCRELNSRTSKLLSEIHEIYQDIREESIQPETSGRSVENTVILLKEKAERGDLQAAFLLGQLHYEEGRYAEAEIIFDGIKDEDPRALYQLAVIYYDGLGTKEDLHKAIEYMRTVAFWDSSEVGCIRYTALYNLGRSYLEGYGVEASSAEAERLWLLAADDGNPNASVKAQSSLGMFYCRPETLDLRKAFAWHSEACGNGSLESQGALGVMYLYGHGVQKDPDAALFCLKEAAERGNVYAQGHLTACYYHRKLYSRAAALGERYSASCRNHEEHRFVFCGKNGFVLTLRVCGYEDISAIARHTDCLEEYIRKGIAIAMFYYARCLQLGRGVLKNRDRVKSYFSQAARIDPEICKELQMDVVHGRI from the exons ATGACCTGCCGTGAACTCAACTCCAGAACCTCGAAGCTTCTCAGTGAAATCCACGAGATTTATCAAGATATCAGAGAAGAGTCAATACAACCAG agaCTTCTGGTAGGTCGGTGGAGAACACGGTGATTCTGCTTAAAGAGAAAGCAGAAAGAGGAGATTTGCAAGCCGCCTTCCTCCTGGGACAGTTACACTACGAGGAG GGCCGCTACGCAGAAGCAGAGATCATCTTTGATGGCATTAAAGATGAAGATCCTCGAGCTCTGTATCAGCTGGCTGTCATATATTACGATGGCCTTGGAACCAAAGAAGACCTT CACAAGGCAATTGAGTACATGAGAACAGTTGCATTCTGGGATTCGTCCGAGGTGGGCTGTATCAGATACACAGCGCTGTATAACCTGGGCCGGTCGTATCTGGAGGGTTATGGTGTCGAGGCGTCCAGCGCTGAAGCAGAGCG GCTTTGGCTCCTGGCAGCTGATGATGGAAACCCGAACgctagtgtgaaagcacagtCGTCTCTGGGCATGTTTTACTGCAGACCGGAGACTCTGGACCTGAGAAAG GCGTTCGCGTGGCACTCGGAGGCGTGTGGTAACGGCAGTCTGGAGTCTCAGGGTGCTCTGGGCGTCATGTATCTGTACGGTCACGGCGTGCAGAAGGACCCCGACGCGGCCCTGTTCTGCCTGAAGGAGGCGGCAGAGAGAGGAAACGTCTACGCTCAGGGTCACCTGACGGCCTGCTACTACCACAGGAAGCTCTACTCCAGAGCAGCCGCCCTGGGAGAGAGGTACAGCGCATCCTGCAGAAACCATGAAGAACACCGTTTTGTTTTCTGTGGTAAAAACGGGTTTGTTTTAACTCTCAGAGTGTGTGGATACGAGGACATCAGTGCCATAGCGCGGCACACGGACTGTCTGGAGGAGTACATCAGAAAGGGCATCGCTATAGCCATGTTTTACTACGCACGCTGCCTTCAGCTGGGCCGAGGCGTCCTGAAGAACAGAGACAGAGTGAAGAGCTACTTCTCACAG GCTGCCAGGATCGATCCAGAGATCTGTAAGGAGCTGCAAATGGACGTGGTGCACGGCAGGATATAA